The Armatimonadota bacterium genome includes a region encoding these proteins:
- a CDS encoding glycosyl hydrolase family 28 protein, with protein sequence MKNHRIWDVREFGAQGDGIALDTAAVQTAIDDCSVCGGGVVHFPAGTYLIGTLRLRSNITLDLAASAVLMGSARKQDYHGGSGFDCYMGSGFLLFGTNIENFAITGQGTIDGSGPAFWLDEQINYIRNLGPIMKPKPYRPRALLYIIDGRNIRINDVTFHNSPTFTVWLMGCDVVNIDRISIINAQYGPNTDGLDIDCCSDVRISDCFISAGDDAIALKSDADCLGRRKACENITVTNCTLSSRACGIRIGYEGDSPIKRCCFSNIVMRDTDIGVSIVSVLPDIPAACPGAVKTEYVKIKQGCQIEDIAFSNIIMENVNRPFHLWSGVEVLGEYLGYIRNISFSDIIAHANNAAYIGGLSDRPIESVIFSNFRLLVKGNMEGVERSTDPYHTGVWGGELIPLGIYLRNARNIKLRDVEICWEDDACGNWMSALRVDSCSDLDIDGFIGRQYEADSDIPAVMLNDVDTAFIHGCRSLPGTGAFLGLSGSKTCNITVIGNDFHNAMQPIAMNGLPDDTVFLTANRV encoded by the coding sequence ATGAAAAATCACCGGATATGGGATGTCAGAGAATTCGGCGCGCAGGGAGACGGCATTGCTCTCGACACTGCGGCTGTCCAAACTGCGATAGATGATTGTTCGGTATGCGGCGGCGGAGTTGTTCACTTCCCCGCCGGAACGTATCTGATCGGCACACTGCGCCTCAGGAGCAATATCACTCTTGATCTGGCCGCATCGGCTGTTCTGATGGGGAGCGCTCGAAAGCAGGACTACCACGGCGGGAGCGGATTTGACTGCTACATGGGCAGCGGGTTTCTGCTCTTCGGAACAAACATCGAAAACTTCGCGATAACCGGCCAGGGAACTATCGACGGCAGCGGCCCCGCATTCTGGCTGGATGAACAGATAAACTATATTCGTAACCTCGGCCCGATTATGAAGCCCAAGCCGTACAGACCACGCGCACTGCTCTATATAATAGATGGCCGCAACATCAGGATAAACGATGTAACTTTCCACAACTCCCCAACATTTACGGTATGGCTGATGGGATGCGATGTCGTAAATATAGATCGTATTTCCATTATCAACGCACAGTATGGGCCCAATACCGACGGCCTTGATATCGACTGCTGCAGCGATGTACGTATATCCGACTGCTTTATTTCTGCCGGGGACGACGCAATTGCCTTGAAAAGCGATGCCGACTGCCTCGGTCGCAGAAAGGCATGCGAAAATATTACAGTGACCAATTGCACACTAAGCTCACGAGCTTGCGGAATCAGGATCGGTTATGAGGGAGATTCCCCCATCAAAAGATGCTGCTTTAGCAACATAGTTATGCGCGATACGGATATAGGCGTATCGATAGTATCCGTTCTGCCGGATATTCCCGCTGCGTGCCCCGGTGCAGTGAAAACGGAATATGTCAAGATCAAGCAGGGGTGCCAAATAGAAGACATCGCTTTCTCCAATATCATAATGGAGAACGTTAACAGGCCGTTTCATCTCTGGTCAGGAGTCGAAGTGCTCGGCGAATACCTGGGATATATCAGGAACATATCCTTCAGCGACATTATTGCCCACGCGAACAATGCCGCATATATCGGCGGCTTGTCTGACAGACCCATAGAGTCAGTGATATTCAGCAACTTCAGGCTGCTCGTCAAGGGCAATATGGAGGGGGTCGAACGCTCCACTGATCCATATCACACCGGTGTATGGGGCGGTGAACTGATACCTCTCGGTATTTACCTTCGCAACGCCCGAAATATCAAGTTAAGAGATGTCGAGATATGCTGGGAAGACGATGCCTGTGGAAACTGGATGAGTGCGCTTCGGGTTGACAGTTGTTCCGACCTGGATATCGACGGTTTCATCGGCAGGCAGTATGAGGCTGATTCCGATATACCTGCCGTAATGCTCAACGATGTCGATACGGCTTTCATACATGGCTGCCGTTCATTGCCCGGCACAGGCGCTTTTCTCGGTCTTTCCGGCAGCAAAACTTGCAATATAACCGTTATCGGCAATGATTTTCATAATGCCATGCAGCCAATCGCAATGAACGGCTTGCCTGATGACACAGTGTTTTTGACCGCAAACCGAGTATGA
- a CDS encoding deoxyribonuclease IV, producing the protein MRLGVHIRIAGGLVKALDRAQYLGCEAIQLFSGNPNGWARTLLPLDVANKFRARTAGLDIHPVILHTPYLLNLASPDDVIWIKSKGALVDAVEKAPMLEAGYIVTHIGSHKGSGYKVGVKRIANAVRFALEADPNPIIALELGAGAGNSIGSRFEHIADIMEHLPDVTDRVGICIDTAHLWGSGYDISTEGGVSDMFDELDRYVGLERLKVVHLNDTQKDLASHADRHYHIGHGQVGLEGFRAILHHPATRDLPGIIETPDDIEWDKRNLKTLHSLQE; encoded by the coding sequence ATGCGTCTGGGAGTCCATATCAGAATAGCGGGCGGGCTGGTTAAAGCTCTGGACCGCGCTCAGTATCTGGGCTGCGAGGCGATCCAGCTCTTTTCCGGCAACCCAAACGGCTGGGCTAGGACTCTGCTGCCGCTGGATGTAGCGAACAAATTTAGGGCTCGCACAGCCGGACTCGATATACACCCTGTGATCCTGCACACACCGTATCTGCTGAACCTCGCCTCACCGGACGATGTCATTTGGATAAAGAGCAAGGGCGCGCTGGTAGATGCCGTCGAGAAAGCGCCGATGCTTGAGGCTGGGTATATCGTGACTCACATCGGCAGCCATAAAGGCTCCGGGTATAAGGTTGGAGTGAAACGTATAGCCAATGCAGTGCGTTTTGCTCTTGAAGCCGACCCTAACCCTATAATCGCACTCGAACTGGGCGCGGGCGCGGGTAACAGCATAGGCTCCCGCTTTGAGCACATTGCAGACATCATGGAGCATCTGCCCGATGTGACAGACCGCGTGGGAATCTGCATAGATACGGCTCACCTCTGGGGATCGGGTTACGATATCTCCACCGAAGGTGGTGTAAGCGATATGTTTGACGAACTCGATCGATATGTCGGACTGGAGAGGCTCAAGGTTGTTCACCTGAACGACACCCAAAAGGACCTCGCCTCCCATGCCGACCGCCACTACCACATCGGCCATGGCCAGGTTGGGCTCGAAGGCTTTCGCGCGATCCTGCATCACCCGGCTACACGCGATCTGCCCGGGATTATAGAGACCCCTGACGACATAGAGTGGGACAAACGCAACCTGAAGACACTTCACAGTCTCCAGGAATAA
- a CDS encoding PQQ-binding-like beta-propeller repeat protein, whose product MPIHRTHFRGRIRASILTVAVFALAGQGNCLQPVSQYRGNSLRTGQIGYTATYSPQLAWKYSTGTTCSASPIVASNGTAYFGAYDRYFYAVAGSGSLAWRSPRYSSSIIGSAGVASSGVVYFAALGGSIYALNSDGTSNWSSQCAVSGAVNGSMLIGRDGTLYVGSDNNRIYAIDATGTIKWSYYTDGDVTRALSMSADGNAIYAPSQDGRIYAVSSSGTLIWKSAVINPSNNCAIGPDGSIYVGTSSGSLVALNADGSTKWTYPTQGKAITTAPAVGADGTIYIGAQDTRLHAINPDGTLKWYYQTSAAIYSSPTLDANGTIIFGTSSGSLLSINPTNGSLNWSRSVGATIYTSPTIGSDGSIFVMDSEGRLSKFTGPVASSNPSTPEPSAFVSLAMAVIALAASKLRRVRG is encoded by the coding sequence ATGCCAATACATAGAACCCATTTCCGAGGCCGCATACGCGCCTCAATCTTGACGGTCGCCGTATTTGCGCTCGCAGGCCAAGGCAATTGCTTACAGCCTGTCTCACAATATAGAGGAAACTCGCTTCGCACCGGACAGATCGGCTATACGGCAACATACTCGCCGCAGCTCGCCTGGAAATATTCGACCGGGACCACCTGCAGCGCATCACCGATTGTTGCATCAAACGGCACAGCCTATTTCGGCGCTTACGACAGGTATTTCTATGCCGTAGCGGGCAGCGGATCGCTTGCGTGGCGCTCGCCCAGATACTCTTCGTCCATCATAGGCAGCGCAGGCGTCGCAAGCAGCGGTGTTGTGTACTTCGCGGCCCTCGGCGGCTCAATATACGCGCTCAATTCAGATGGAACATCGAATTGGTCATCACAATGCGCCGTATCAGGAGCCGTAAACGGTTCCATGTTGATAGGAAGAGATGGAACGCTTTATGTAGGCTCAGACAACAACCGTATCTATGCGATCGATGCTACTGGGACGATCAAGTGGAGCTATTACACGGATGGAGATGTTACCCGCGCCCTTTCGATGTCGGCTGACGGTAATGCAATATATGCGCCATCACAGGACGGACGAATTTACGCCGTCAGCTCAAGCGGCACACTCATCTGGAAATCGGCTGTGATAAACCCAAGCAACAACTGCGCGATCGGCCCCGACGGCTCGATATACGTAGGCACATCCAGTGGCTCACTTGTGGCTCTAAATGCAGACGGCTCGACAAAGTGGACATACCCTACTCAGGGAAAGGCTATAACGACAGCACCCGCCGTCGGAGCCGATGGAACGATATATATCGGCGCTCAGGACACTCGTCTGCACGCGATAAACCCCGATGGCACGCTGAAATGGTATTACCAAACCAGTGCAGCAATATACTCTTCGCCCACTCTTGACGCAAATGGAACCATTATATTCGGCACATCCAGCGGGAGTCTTTTGTCCATAAACCCCACCAACGGCTCGCTCAACTGGAGCAGGAGCGTTGGGGCGACTATCTACACTTCTCCGACTATCGGCAGCGATGGGAGTATATTCGTAATGGACTCGGAGGGAAGGCTATCAAAATTCACGGGTCCGGTCGCGTCATCAAATCCATCCACACCTGAGCCATCCGCATTTGTATCGCTGGCAATGGCGGTAATAGCTCTCGCTGCTTCGAAACTGCGTAGAGTGCGAGGATGA
- a CDS encoding class I SAM-dependent methyltransferase — MMETPSWYYDEFKQIGTDYALIDEVRRYDERMHSLRDIPKETSDTIGRLGISPESTLVEFGCGTGELSITAASLCRKVHAVDISQVMIDYAKSKAEPRGVGNVEFHRAGFLTYEHADEPADIVATQLALHHLPDFWKVIALGRIHDILKPGGKFFLRDVVFSFDMKDYKQALDNWMQTVKECCGSVNCRNHIRDEYSTTSWLMEEMLRHTGFDIISADYTGGMFAAYMCEKK, encoded by the coding sequence ATGATGGAAACGCCCTCCTGGTACTACGATGAGTTCAAACAAATAGGCACAGATTACGCCCTTATCGACGAAGTCCGCCGATATGACGAGCGCATGCACAGCCTCCGTGATATCCCCAAAGAAACTTCGGATACCATCGGCAGGCTCGGAATCAGCCCTGAGAGCACTCTTGTCGAGTTCGGGTGCGGCACAGGCGAGCTTTCCATTACTGCTGCCAGCCTTTGCCGCAAAGTGCATGCAGTCGATATTTCTCAGGTGATGATTGATTATGCCAAGTCCAAAGCAGAACCACGCGGAGTGGGCAATGTGGAATTTCATAGGGCGGGCTTTCTTACTTACGAGCACGCCGATGAGCCTGCGGATATCGTAGCGACCCAGCTTGCGCTCCATCATCTGCCGGACTTTTGGAAGGTAATAGCTCTAGGCAGAATTCATGATATATTGAAACCCGGCGGCAAGTTCTTCCTCAGGGACGTCGTGTTTTCATTCGATATGAAGGACTACAAGCAGGCGCTGGATAATTGGATGCAGACAGTAAAGGAATGCTGCGGCAGCGTCAATTGCCGTAACCATATTCGCGATGAATACTCCACAACGTCCTGGCTGATGGAAGAGATGCTTCGGCATACCGGCTTCGACATTATCAGCGCGGACTATACCGGCGGTATGTTCGCCGCATATATGTGCGAGAAGAAATAA